The following proteins come from a genomic window of Carcharodon carcharias isolate sCarCar2 chromosome 10, sCarCar2.pri, whole genome shotgun sequence:
- the ptrh2 gene encoding peptidyl-tRNA hydrolase 2, mitochondrial isoform X1 — protein MRRCGLGLGPQEPLALQLKLETRERQQKVFAQRCRMESLTTSLALGILTGVGCGLCLGWMVRGRFVGSLKILPSVRKAGMETSIMGEGGEYKMVLVVRNDLKMGKGKVAAQCSHAAVSAYRQVQKRNPDLLRQWEYCGQPKVVVKAPDEDCIIDLLTHAKELGLTVSLIQDAGRTQIAPGSRTVLGIGPGLAKLVDKVTGHLKLY, from the exons ATGCGCCGTTGTGGCCTGGGTTTGGGGCCTCAGGAACCTCTCGCTCTGCAGCTGAAGCTGGAAACACGTGAGCGACAACAGAAG GTGTTTGCACAGAGGTGCAGGATGGAGTCTCTGACCACTTCATTGGCTTTAGGGATTTTGACCGGAGTTGGATGTGGGTTGTGCCTGGGTTGGATGGTACGAGGACGATTTGTTGGATCcttaaaaatcctgccctctgtgcGAAAAGCAGGGATGGAGACGAGCAtcatgggggagggtggggagtacAAGATGGTTTTGGTAGTCCGGAATGATCTGAAGATGGGGAAGGGTAAAGTGGCGGCTCAGTGCTCGCACGCCGCTGTCTCTGCCTACAGGCAAGTCCAGAAACGGAATCCAGATCTGCTGAGGCAGTGGGAGTACTGCGGGCAGCCCAAAGTGGTTGTCAAGGCGCCAGATGAGGACTGCATCATCGACCTGCTGACACACGCCAAGGAGCTGGGGCTGACTGTGAGTTTGATCCAGGATGCTGGTCGCACTCAGATAGCACCTGGGTCACGTACTGTCCTGGGTATTGGACCAGGCTTAGCAAAATTAGTGGACAAAGTTACAGGACATCTGAAACTTTATTGA
- the ptrh2 gene encoding peptidyl-tRNA hydrolase 2, mitochondrial isoform X2, with protein sequence MESLTTSLALGILTGVGCGLCLGWMVRGRFVGSLKILPSVRKAGMETSIMGEGGEYKMVLVVRNDLKMGKGKVAAQCSHAAVSAYRQVQKRNPDLLRQWEYCGQPKVVVKAPDEDCIIDLLTHAKELGLTVSLIQDAGRTQIAPGSRTVLGIGPGLAKLVDKVTGHLKLY encoded by the coding sequence ATGGAGTCTCTGACCACTTCATTGGCTTTAGGGATTTTGACCGGAGTTGGATGTGGGTTGTGCCTGGGTTGGATGGTACGAGGACGATTTGTTGGATCcttaaaaatcctgccctctgtgcGAAAAGCAGGGATGGAGACGAGCAtcatgggggagggtggggagtacAAGATGGTTTTGGTAGTCCGGAATGATCTGAAGATGGGGAAGGGTAAAGTGGCGGCTCAGTGCTCGCACGCCGCTGTCTCTGCCTACAGGCAAGTCCAGAAACGGAATCCAGATCTGCTGAGGCAGTGGGAGTACTGCGGGCAGCCCAAAGTGGTTGTCAAGGCGCCAGATGAGGACTGCATCATCGACCTGCTGACACACGCCAAGGAGCTGGGGCTGACTGTGAGTTTGATCCAGGATGCTGGTCGCACTCAGATAGCACCTGGGTCACGTACTGTCCTGGGTATTGGACCAGGCTTAGCAAAATTAGTGGACAAAGTTACAGGACATCTGAAACTTTATTGA